In Pelosinus sp. UFO1, one genomic interval encodes:
- a CDS encoding ROK family transcriptional regulator, which produces MKSPGNSKYVKKLNRMTIVNIIKENELISRQQLAELTGLTPPAITGIIRELIDTGFVKEVGLGESQGGRRPVSLQFNSEAGYVIGIEITSQEITVALADLKNMPTSIQRMKVAMKDPNAAVKELIHIINQVIFHKEHKSKKFLGIAIAFPGMLHGQEGTVKRAVNLGKEWNGFPLKSILENEFAMPVFIETNSKVAALGEKWFGGGTSCENLIYINMGEGISAGIIMGECIVQGSQGYAGQIGHTVMIEQGALCNCGNRGCLETICGIPAILRKVNAELPFIAGEDALKKYLGSGKEIGIKDLLEVAFKEESYAREVLRQANRYVALATSHMINLYNPDAVFIGGKLAMVAEFFREEFREVIASHTFSEVEDATAIVISKLGADSGVIGACALALKKILKTPNTEIFDEIVDDREQKYKG; this is translated from the coding sequence ATGAAAAGCCCTGGAAATAGTAAATATGTTAAAAAGTTAAACCGAATGACTATCGTGAACATTATTAAAGAAAATGAACTAATTTCTCGTCAACAATTAGCTGAATTAACTGGCCTTACACCACCAGCAATTACAGGGATTATTCGTGAGTTAATTGATACTGGATTTGTAAAAGAAGTTGGCTTAGGGGAATCACAAGGCGGGAGGAGACCTGTTAGCTTACAATTTAATAGTGAAGCAGGATATGTAATTGGGATTGAAATTACGAGTCAAGAAATTACTGTTGCACTTGCCGACTTAAAAAACATGCCCACCTCGATTCAACGTATGAAGGTTGCGATGAAGGACCCTAATGCTGCGGTTAAAGAACTTATTCATATCATAAACCAAGTTATTTTTCATAAAGAGCATAAATCCAAAAAATTTCTGGGGATCGCTATCGCCTTTCCGGGTATGCTGCATGGGCAGGAAGGCACAGTAAAGAGAGCGGTTAATTTAGGTAAAGAATGGAATGGCTTTCCCTTAAAGTCGATATTAGAAAATGAATTTGCTATGCCTGTATTTATTGAGACAAATTCGAAGGTAGCGGCTTTAGGGGAAAAATGGTTCGGTGGCGGTACTAGTTGCGAAAATTTGATATATATAAACATGGGAGAAGGAATTAGTGCAGGCATAATTATGGGCGAATGTATTGTACAAGGGTCTCAAGGATATGCTGGACAAATTGGGCATACAGTTATGATTGAGCAGGGAGCGTTATGTAATTGTGGAAATCGTGGTTGTCTTGAAACGATATGTGGTATTCCTGCGATTTTGCGAAAGGTGAACGCGGAGTTACCTTTTATTGCTGGCGAAGATGCCTTAAAGAAGTATTTGGGCAGCGGAAAAGAGATTGGAATCAAAGATCTATTGGAAGTTGCTTTTAAAGAAGAATCTTATGCAAGAGAAGTGTTACGACAGGCTAATCGGTATGTAGCGTTAGCAACTTCTCACATGATTAATCTTTATAATCCGGATGCAGTTTTTATCGGTGGAAAATTAGCAATGGTAGCAGAGTTTTTTAGAGAAGAATTTCGTGAAGTGATCGCATCTCATACTTTTTCAGAAGTTGAAGATGCAACTGCTATTGTTATCTCGAAACTAGGTGCAGATTCAGGTGTGATAGGAGCATGCGCTCTCGCTCTTAAAAAGATATTAAAAACACCTAACACGGAGATATTTGATGAGATAGTAGATGATAGAGAGCAAAAGTATAAAGGATGA